Part of the Brevibacillus brevis genome is shown below.
CGAGGGCTCATCGAGGATGAGAAAGCTGGGACGTGACATGAGCGCCCGGCCCAAGGCAAGCATTTGCTGCTCGCCCCCGCTCATCAGCCCGGCCCGCTGTTTTTTCCGCTCCCGCAAAATCGGAAAGAGTTGGTAGACTCTCTCAAAATCCGCAGACAAATCCTGGTTCCTATGACGATATCCGCCCAGATGCAGGTTTTCTTCGACAGTGAGATCCCCGAAGACTCTGCGTCCTTCGGGGACGTGGCTAATGCCAATATGCGGAATGCGATCCGGTGCGGTCCTCGTGATGTCCTGACCATGAAACAGGATCTGGCCTTGCCGCGAAGGAACGAGTCCGGATATGCTTTTCATCATGGTAGATTTGCCCGCCCCATTGGCACCGATCAGACCGACAATCTCCCCTTGGTTCACGGTCAGATTGACTCCTCGCACGACATCGCCCGATTCATAGGCGACATGCAAATTTCGCAGTTCAAGCATGGACCTCACCTCCCAGATAAGCTTCCCGGACCAAATCGCTTTGTCGCACTTCATCAGGCGTCCCGTCAAACAGCAATTTGCCATAGTCCAGCACATAGATATGCTCGCACAAGCGCATGATGACATCCA
Proteins encoded:
- a CDS encoding ABC transporter ATP-binding protein, which translates into the protein MLELRNLHVAYESGDVVRGVNLTVNQGEIVGLIGANGAGKSTMMKSISGLVPSRQGQILFHGQDITRTAPDRIPHIGISHVPEGRRVFGDLTVEENLHLGGYRHRNQDLSADFERVYQLFPILRERKKQRAGLMSGGEQQMLALGRALMSRPSFLILDEPSLGLAPLMVQSVFRLIREIHENGVTILLVEQNVELALRHVHRAYIIQSGQVVMQGTPEELRQNGNLMDAYLGAKVRS